The stretch of DNA TTATCTAATCCAGTTTTTCATGCTCTAATGCCAAGGCTTCAATTTTAGCTTCTGGTTGGTCATTCTtagcagaagaagggccTGTGGGAACAGGCCCTGTGGCTACAAAAGCGTCAGGACAACTCAAAGCTCATTAGATGTGTACTTTACCcgcaggagaaggagccAATACACTTTGTATGATTTCTTGCAAGGTGCTCAAGACACGCCTACAGATAGCACCCCAGGCACCAGAGCTTACAGAGCCTTAAAATAAACAGTATTAGCCATAGCAATTGGAAAATACCACGTTGGGCCTGATTATGCTTACCAATAGGAGCACTAGGGAAACTGAGGAGCCACGCAACAGGGTAAGGTACCCATCCTTCGGGAAGCCAGAAGATGGGTTGCTTGCGGAACCACCATGAGAGAAGGAATTGGGCCCCAGTTGTCATAAGCCAAAGAAGGGTGCTGAATTTCTTCGAGAATGAGGagcgagatgaagagagggTGTTGTCTGCCAATCCTAAGTCAGTATCGTACCGTCAAGTTCAGAAATATATCAACTTACTGGTCTTCTCAAGATCGGCCAAGCCCTTGTCGAGCTTTCTCCTCAATTTGGCCCATTTGGCAAACTCATCTTGAGAGCTTGTCCTACCCAATTCCGCCTTATCTTCAAGAACTTGCTTACGCAGTTTTCTTTGTTTTGCGGCAGTACCCGAAAGGAATACCCAGGAATACGCCGTAAAAGCCTAATTGGACGGAAAAGGTTAGTCATGAAGGAACATTAGTAGGGATGGTAGCGGAATCAAGAACAACAGGCGGACGTACGATCTCTTGGAGCACGGATTTCCCAACCCATGATACAATCTGGTTGAGAAGGGTACAGAGGAATATAACCAATGCCAAGTTTATCATGGCGATTGGCTGATTTGATGACGATTTATGGGATACCGGGATAAACACGAAGCATGAATGTATTAACCGGGTGGGGCGTTGTGGATAGAGAGAATAGAAATACTGACGTGGAAGATAATTACGGGataaaaaaataaatagAACGCCCGAAAAATAACAGGGGCGCCAGCGGACCCTGAGTGTTGTCAATTGGAATAATGGAATCAAAACAAACAACTAGACACCAACTCGCCCCCCGCGAATCCTTTTACATCTATAATTCTATACTCGTCAGCGATAACTTTCCACTCGTCCATCCACTACATCAAGCTGCGCCGGACAATATAGTAGGGTCACCGGCGCGAACCACGACTTCAACGAACTTTCAAGACGCATTCTCGTAGGAATGGCAACTAGGAGATCGACGCGGTTATCAGGAGAGTTAGATGCGGGCAACAAGGTGGTCAATGGCAAGCGGAAGGGCGCAGCATGtgggaaggatgatgatggagagataggaacgaggaagaagaagcaagggGTGAGTGATAACGTGTTTCTGGATATACTATGTGGAGACGGAAGGGATACTAATCGTGCGGATGACTGTGTGTTTCATCAGGGGAAGAAATGTAAGCATCCTCTATAGAGTTCAAGTGCGTAGCGTATGCTTATGAATCCAATTAGCAACGTTCCAACCCCAGCC from Cryptococcus neoformans var. neoformans B-3501A chromosome 7, whole genome shotgun sequence encodes:
- a CDS encoding hypothetical protein (HMMPfam hit to CHD5, CHD5-like protein, score: 43.6, E(): 5.4e-10), coding for MINLALVIFLCTLLNQIVSWVGKSVLQEIAFTAYSWVFLSGTAAKQRKLRKQVLEDKAELGRTSSQDEFAKWAKLRRKLDKGLADLEKTNNTLSSSRSSFSKKFSTLLWLMTTGAQFLLSWWFRKQPIFWLPEGWVPYPVAWLLSFPSAPIGSVSSGAWGAICRRVLSTLQEIIQSVLAPSPAATGPVPTGPSSAKNDQPEAKIEALALEHEKLD